GTTGGCCTTAATCAAACCAGTAATCACATCGACGCTAGGGCGTTGTGTGGCCAATACTAAATGAATACCAGCAGCACGCGCCTTTTGTGCGATACGAGCAATTAACTCCTCAATCTTCTTGCCAGAGACCATCATGAGGTCAGCCAACTCGTCAATCACAATCACGATGACTGGCGCTTTATAGATTGGCTCTGGATCGTCAGGAGTTAGGCTAAATGGATTGGTAAGTTTCTCGCCCTTCTCTTCTGCTTCGGCAATCTTCTTATTAAAGCCTGCAAGGTTACGAACGCCAAACTTACTCATGAGTTTGTAGCGACGTTCCATCTCATTCACGGCCCAGTTGAGCGCGTTATACGCCTGCTTCATATCTGTAACTACCGGGCAAAGCAAATGGGGAATCTTGTCGTAGATCGCCATCTCTAACATCTTAGGATCAATCATGATGAGACGCACTTCATCAGGCTTAGCCTTAAAGAGTAGCGACAAAATCATGGCATTGATTCCAACGGATTTACCAGCACCAGTAGTACCTGCCACCAAGCAGTGCGGCATCTTAGCCAAGTCAGCGACCATTGGGCTACCAGAAATATCTTTACCTAAAGCAAGAGTCAATAAGGAATGGTTATCGTTGTAGACCTGTGAAGTCAAAATCTCAGATAAGTACACAGACTGACGCGTTGGATTTGGCAACTCCAAGGCCATGCAAGTTTTACCGGGAATTGTTTCCACCACTCGCATACTGACAACACCCAACGAGCGAGCTAAGTCACGGGATAGGTTCACAATCTGACTACCCTTAACACCTACCGCTGGATCAATTTCATAGCGAGTTACAACAGGGCCAGGATAGGCGGCGATGACAGTTACTTGTACATTGAACTCGGCTAGCTTGCGTTCAATTAAGCGTGAAGTAAATTCCAATACATCCGCAGAGACAGTTTCCTTGGCTTCGGGAACTGGATCTAGTAATGCCAGTGGGGGTAATTCAGAATCTGGGATATCTACGAATAGTGGTTGTTGCTTCTCACGCTCAACACGCACGCTCTTAGGAATCTCTACTGGTGCACGCACAATCTGAACAGGTGCCGCAACTTCAACGCGCCCACGAATTTCTTCAACAAACTCTTCACGCTCTTCAGCAGCAGCCTCACCAAGCTTGCGATCTTCTTCACTATCACGACGCTCACGAATACGGTGATAAGAAACCTCCAAGAAGCGCCCTACTTTTTCAGCGACATCAAGCCATGAGAAATGCAAGAAAAGTGAAAGGCCCGCGCATAAACCAAATAGCAAAACCAATGTCGCGCCTGTAAACCCTAGAGACATTTGCATTGGGTCACCAATTAACTCACCCAAAATGCCGCCCGGCGGTCTTGGTAATTCCCAAGTCAAAGAATGCAAACGAATTGATTCAAGACCCATGCTACAAATTAAAGTGAGAGCAAAGCCTAACCAACGCGTTAATAAAGAATCCGGCTTCGCTTCAGGATCGGGTGGCAGCGGAATACTCCAAAGCTCACGCCAGCCCTGAAGAACTCGACGCCCAAACAGTACAACCCACCAAAAAGCGGATATTCCGAAGATATAGAGCAATAAATCAGCCAAATAAGCGCCAAAACGGCCACCTAGATTCCTGGGGGTCTCAAAACTGGCATGCGACCAGGCAGGGTCTGCCTTGGAATAAGTAAGCAATATGGCAAATAAGCCTAAACAGAGACCTAGGGAGATAAACCAGCGGGCCTCCAAGAGGAGGCGGGGCATCCTGCCCTGTCCATCACCGCTAGGGGGCTGGGGGGTCGTTTGGTTCTTAGACTTTGGGTATACGGTTCTCGCCATGTTCTACCGATTGTAAACAAGCAATTCTATAATTTGGTTATGACTACAAATACCCCAAAACACTCCAAAGTTCTCATTCTCGGATCTGGTCCTGCAGGCTATACAGCTGCCGTTTATGCCGCCCGAGCCAATCTCAAGCCCACCCTTATCACTGGCCTGGCTCAAGGAGGTCAATTAATGACCACTACCGACGTTGAAAACTGGCCAGCAGACCCTAACGGGGTTCAGGGCCCAGAGCTGATGGATCGCTTTTTAAAGCATGCCGAGCATTTCAATACAGAAATCATTTTTGACCATATCCATACAGCCGCTCTCAAAGAGAAGCCTATTCGCCTCGTTGGTGACGCTGGAACCTATACCTGTGATGCGTTAATTATCTGTACAGGCGCTTCTGCTCAATATATTGGCTTGCCAAGTGAAGAGGCATTCATGGGTCGCGGTGTTTCTGGATGCGCAACATGCGATGGCTTCTTCTACCGCAATCAAGATGTGTGCGTTGTTGGTGGGGGTAATACCGCTGTTGAAGAAGCGCTCTACCTCACTGGCATCGCCAAAAAAGTTACTGTGATTCACCGTCGCGATAAATTCCGCGCTGAACCAATCCTCAATGATCGCTTGATGGCAAAAGTTGCTGAAGGCAAAGTGGAATTGAAATTGAACTCCACTCTTGACGAAGTTCTCGGTGATGAAAAAGGCGTAACTGGTGTTCGCATCAAAAAACAAGATGGCAGCACTGAAGAGATTGCCGTAACTGGTGCCTTTATTGCCATTGGCCATAAACCTAATACTGAGCTATTCGTAGGTCAATTGGATATGAACAATGGCTATCTCAAGACCCACTCAGGTCTAGAGGGCAACGCTACCGCTACCAATATCCCTGGCGTGTTCGCTGCGGGCGATGTTCAAGATCACATCTATCGTCAAGCTATTACTAGCGCTGGTACAGGCTGTATGGCTGCATTGGATGCACAGCGGTATTTGGAATCACTCGCTTAAATATCACTGGAGCAATCGAGCAATAAAAAACGCCTAGCATAGCTAGGCGTTTTTGTTTGTTGCAACTACTTCAGCTGCGCATTGTTTAACGCGTGCTTATCGTGTAATTACTGGTAGCAATGGAACGATGAGTAAGGCAACGATATTGATAATCTTGATTAATGGGTTTACTGCTGGACCAGCGGTATCTTTGTAGGGATCGCCTACAGTATCACCAGTCACAGCTGCTTTATGCGCTTCAGAACCTTTACCGCCGAAGTTACCTTCTTCGATATATTTCTTGGCATTGTCCCAAGCACCACCACCGGTACACATCGAGATTGCTACAAATAAACCAGTCACGATAGTACCCATCAATAAGCCACCCAGTGCAGCAGGTCCCAATAAGAGACCTACAACAATAGGGGCAATCACTGGCAATAAGGAAGGAATAATCATTTCCTTGATCGCAGCTGAGGTGAGCATATCCACTGCCTTACCGTATTCAGGTTTTGCAGTGCCAGACATGATGCCTGGGATATCGCGGAACTGACGACGCACCTCTTCCACTACCGCACCAGCACAACGACCTACTGCTTCCATCGCCATCGCACCAAACAAGTAAGGAATCATGCCGCCAATAAAGAGTCCAATGATGACCATGTGATTGGATAGATCAAAAGATACTTGCTGGCCAATGCCCTCTAATGCGTGGGTGTAGTCTGCAAAAAGCACCAATGAGGCTAAACCAGCAGAGCCAATCGCGTAACCTTTGGTAACTGCTTTGGTTGTATTGCCAACAGCATCCAATGGGTCTGTGATGTCGCGAACAGCTTGTGGCAATCCAGCCATTTCTGCGATACCACCAGCGTTATCTGTAATTGGGCCGTATGCATCAAGCGCAACCACAATACCTGCCATAGACAACATCGCTGTAGCGGCTACTGCGATACCGTACAAACCAGCTAACCAGTAAGCAGCAAAAATCGCTGCACAAACAAATAGCACTGGATAAGCGGTCGACTTCATCGAGATGCCCAAGCCAGCAATAATATTTGTGCCATGACCTTTAGTAGAGGCCTCAGCAATGTGTTGCACTGGCTTAAATTGAGTACCTGTGTAGTACTCGGTAATCCATACCAATGCGGCAGTCAGTAAGAGACCCACTACAGTTGAACCAAATAAACGCCACTGGCTACCTGGAATACCCAAAGCATCATCAGGCATGATGAAATTAGTCACAAAGTAGAAGGCCACCAATGACAAACCGCCAGCAATAATCAAACCTTTGTATAGTGCCGGCATCACATTCTTCATGCCAGGACTTGCTTTAACAAAAGAGCAGCCAACGATGGAAGCAATGATCGATACTCCACCAAGAACCAATGGGTAAATAATTGCGGCCACTGGCGCACCAGAGACCATCAAGGATCCCAAGACCATTGTGGCGATTAGTGTCACCGCATAAGTTTCAAACAAGTCGGCAGCCATACCTGCGCAATCACCAACGTTGTCACCAACGTTATCGGCAATCACTGCTGGATTACGTGGGTCATCTTCTGGGATGCCTGCTTCGACCTTACCAACGAGGTCAGCACCGACGTCTGCACCTTTAGTAAAGATGCCGCCACCCAAACGGGCGAAGATAGAAATGAGAGAAGATCCAAAAGCCAAACCAATCAATGGATGCAAGACAGATGAGAGATCTTGTCCAGCACCAATTGAAACTAAGAACATAAAGAATAAGCCAACGCCTAGGAGTCCAAGGCCCACCACTAGCATGCCAGTAATAGCGCCACCTTTAAATGCAACATTTAGTGCCTCGTTCATTCCCTTGGTTGCAGCCTCGGCAGTACGCACATTAGCGCGCACTGAAACGTTCATGCCGATAAAACCACATGCACCAGATAGAACTGCGCCGACTACAAAGCCGATTGCGGTTGCAAGATCTAAAAAGAGCGCCATCAAAATAGTGAGGGCTATTCCGACAATGGCAATCGTTTTGTATTGGCGCGATAAATAAGCTGCCGCACCCTGCTGAATCGCCTCTGCAATTTCTTGCATTTTGGCGTTGCCCGTACTTTGCCTCAAAATCCAGCCGCGCATCACAAAACCGTAAATCACGGCTAGGACACCGCATGCTAAGGCAAAATACAAGCCTAAAGTGACATTACTCATGCTTGAACTCCCTAAAGTTAGTCTTTATTGTTTTGTATCTACTAGCGCTTAGGTCGACCAGGTTTGCGAAGGCTTTAAACTATGGTCTTTAAGCTGTACCAGTATGTAGCAGAATTACCCCTGAGCCCCCTCTCGAGGATCAGGGTATTTACTAATCACTATTCGGAGTATTTATGAGTCTCGACAACGTCAAGCCAGGTAAAAAGATCCCAGAGAGCTTTAACGTCATTATTGAAATCCCAATGAATGCGGATCCAATCAAATATGAAGTTGATAAAGAGAGTGGCGCTATTTTTGTCGATCGCTTTATGGGCACTGCTATGCACTACCCATGTAACTATGGCTACATCAACAAAACCATCGCTGGTGATGGCGACCCTGTTGACGTTCTCGTGATTACTCCATTCCCACTCATTCCAGGCGTTGTTGTAAGCTGCCGCGCGATTGGTATCTTGATGATGGAAGATGAAGCAGGACAAGATGCAAAATTGTTAGCAGTTCCAGAAGATAAGATTTTGCCGATTTACACTCATTGGCAAAAACCAGAAGACATTAATCCATTGCGTTTAAATCAGATTCAACACTTCTTCGAGCACTACAAAGATCTCGAAAAAGGTAAATGGGTCAAAGTCAAGGGTTGGGGTGGCGTTGCGGAAGCCCATGAAGAAATTCTTGAGGGCATTGAGCGTTACAACAAAGAGCACGCTTAATTCTTAAACACTGATTAGGCTTTGTGATTCGGAGTGAGCGCGCAAACCATCGCCCTAGCCCAGATCAACCCATTACTGGGCGATTTGGCCGGCAATGCGCAGCTCATTCTTAAAGCCGCCCAGGAAGCCAGCGCCAAAGGCGCCAAGCTTCTTGTTACACCAGAGCTTTCGCTCACAGGCTACCCTCCAGAAGACTTATTGCTGCGGCCCGCTTTTATTCAAGCGGCTGCACGTGAGCTGGAATCGCTTACAAACTTACTAGCGCAATTTCCAGATCTCACGGTCATAGTGGGAAATCCAAAACAAACTGAAAATGGTCTGCAGAACTATGCGTCCGTATTGCGCAATGGTAAAGTGATTGCGGGTTACGCCAAACAAGAATTACCTAATCATGAAGTCTTTGATGAAGTGCGTTACTTCGTACCCGGCAATGAAGCCTGTGTTTTTGAATGCGATGGCATTTCATATGGTGTGATTTTGTGTGAAGATGCTTGGCATGCTGATCCAGCAAAACAAGCGCACGCTTCTGGCGCACAAATATTACTAGTGCCTAACGCATCACCCTACCATCTCCAGAAAGAAGCATTACGTATTGATGTCTTGCGCAGTCATATCGCGCAAACCAAAATGCCCTTGGTATATGTCAATGCCGTTGGTGGTCAGGATGAACTGGTATTTGATGGTGGTTCCTTCGCTTTAAATAGCAAAGGCGAAGTAGTGATGGCAATGCCTCAATTTGAGTCTAGCCTTGGCTTAGTCAATGTCAATGCAGCTGCCGAGCTTGAGGCTGGATCCATTACCGCAACACAAAGCGTAGAAGCACAGGCTTATCAAGCTCTCGTTTTGGGTGTGCGCGATTACGTCAATAAGAATCGCTTTCCTGGCGTCATTATTGGTTTATCAGGGGGCGTTGACTCTGCCCTAGTACTAGCTATTGCGGTTGATGCGCTTGGTGCCAACAAAGTACGCACGGTCATGATGCCTTCACGCTATACCGCTGACATCTCATGGATTGATGCCCGTGAAATGGCGCAGAACTTAGGCGTCCAATACGATGAGATTCCAATTAGCGGTCCTGTTGATGCGCTAGAAGCTTCTTTAGCAGAACAGTTCAAGGGCATGTCTGTGGATGCTACTGAAGAGAATATTCAAGCACGTGTTCGTGGCACCCTGCTGATGGCGCTCTCCAATAAAACTGGACGCCTTGTATTAACAACTGGCAATAAGAGTGAGATGGCTGTCGGCTACTGCACCCTCTACGGAGATATGGCCGGTGGCTTTGCTGTCATTAAAGATATTGCCAAGACTTTAGTTTATCGTTTGTGCGCCTATCGCAACAGTATTGCGCCTATCATTCCAGAGCGCATTCTGACACGCGCGCCCTCTGCAGAATTGCGTCCCGATCAAAAAGATCAAGATAGCCTACCGTCTTATGAAGTGCTCGATGGCATTGTGGAACGCTATATGGAGCAGAACCAATCCATCGCGCAGATTATTGCCGAGGGCTTTGATGCCGAAAGCGTAGAAAAAGTGACGCGCTTGATTAAGTTAAATGAATACAAGCGACGCCAAGCACCACCTGGGGTTCGCGTTACTACCCGCGCTTTCGGTCGTGACTGGCGCTATCCCATCACATCTCAATTTAGAGCCTAAAGAGCTCGAGGAAGGCCAAATTTGGCACTTCTTTCCAGTTCTAGGTATGATTACTGCATTAGGGGGAATACATGAAACTCATTACATCAATTATTAAACCGTTCAAACTCGATGAAGTTCGTGAAGCACTGGCTGAAGTTGGCGTAACTGGCCTTACCGTAACTGAGGTAAAGGGTTTTGGCCGTCAAAAAGGTCATACAGAGCTCTATCGTGGCGCTGAATACGTAGTCGACTTCTTGCCTAAAGTAAAAGTTGAAGCAGTTGTTCCTGGTGACCGAGTTGAAGTAGCTATCGAGGCAATTACCAAGGCTGCACGCACCGGCAAGATTGGTGATGGAAAAATCTTTATCACTCCAGTTGAACAAGTAATTCGTATTCGTACTGGCGAAACAAACGAATCTGCAGTCTAAGGATTTTGCTTAGACCAATCCCATTTCAACGAAACTGGGAATCTGTGGGAGCCAATGGCTGAGTGAGTTCAGCCGGCTCCAAAAGAATATTCTTTGCGGTGATATTTGATAGGCGTACTTTTACGCCTTGATAATAGATATCAACCTGAGCTGCGCCCGATGTCAGCACCTTTAATGGCGGCTTCCCATATACGCTGGTACCCACTCCAGCTTCTAATGTTTTATTTTGAGTCTTGCCACTCGCATCCACAACGCAAACCGTTTGGGCGGTCTTCGATTGTAAATACACCATATCGCCTGCCTTTTTAGGGGCGTCTGGTTTGTAGCTCACTGCTGCTGTATCCGCGGGGCATTCTGTTGATGGTACTGCAGCTGGAGCCGGAGCAACAGCAGCTACAACTGGCTCTGGGGTGCTCGCTGGTGGTGTTGCCTTAGGATCAGCGGGTACATCAACAGGAGCCGCCGCTTGAGTTTGCTCCATAACCACCACTTCCTCTTTAACCACCTCTGGGAAAAATAGTGGGCGCAAATTAATAATTGAAAAAACTAGTGCCGCAGCAACACCCCCAAGAATGTATAACTTTCTCTTTGGGTTTTTTGAAGCGGCACTTTGGTTTCTTTGATCAATCGCTTTTTGAGATGGTGAAAGTTTCTTTACGTTATCTGCTTTTTCAGGGGCGTTTGTCTTAATCGACTTTGATGACTCTGCATCAGCTGATTGAACTTGCTTAACTACTTTTTCTGAGTCCTTAGCCTCTTTTTGAGTCTCTTTTTTACTCTCTGCTTTATTAGTCGCTACTACTCCAAAATCAAAAGCATCTTCTTCTTTCAACTTTAGTAAGCCTGCTACTTTTTTTGCAGCAGTTACCTTTACTTGCGGACCATAAAAAGAGCTGGACTCACCATTTTCAATTTGCTCGATTTGGCGCACAGATAAACAAGCCATCCCAGATAATTCTTTAGTGCTTAAACCGAGACTTTCTCGAGCCTTGGTAAATGCCTCTTTCTTAATATCAGGAAGTTTATTTGGTGTGTTCACTTGCCAGAATCAATTTTGTTTAATTTAATAAATTTGATACTAATCCCATAATTGCACAGAAGTAATTAGCTGTATAGGCAATTGTTCAAATTACACCGTAAGGGGGTGGTTTTCAAGGTCAGATTCCAAGTACTTCTTGACTAAAGTCTGCAGCGAATCCGCATGCATCTTTTCCATCACTCTAGCCTTGTGCACCTTAATCGTGGCATCTGTAGTACCCAACTTAACGGCAATGTCTTTATTTAAAAGCCCTTTAACTAACCAAGCACAAACCTCCCTCTCTCTGGGGGTCAGCTTTTCATAATCACGCTTTGTTTCAACATCAATAGAAACACGCTTTAATTGACTTCTATCGAAGTCAATTGCATCCGAGACAGCCTTCAATAGCTCTTCGAGATTAAATGGTTTAAATAAGAAATCGAGCGCCCCTCTCTTGAGGCCTTGGACAATTTGATGGGGGTGACTTTGGCCGCTTACAAACACGACTGGCGTTTTGCGGCCTAATTTCAAAAGCGCTTCCTGCAAATCCAAGCCGGTCATATCTGGCATTTGCATATCTAACAAAATAACCGCCGGGGACACTGGGACGGACTTCTCTATAAAGACCTTAGCAGAGGCGTAATCCTCAACGAGATAGCCCAACTCTCGCAACATCCTGGTGAGAGACAAGCGCATAGACTCGTCATCATCAATTAAATAAACATGGCCGACTTTAGTCATTGAATTCAAAGGAAAAAGTATTAGATAGGCAAATGTACTGTAGAGAATTTCATCAGGCTGTTAGCTATCAGGCTAATATTTACTACCAAACAACGATATTTTCTGAGATTTGATATTGCAACGCAGCATTTAGAAGCCAGCTTCCGTATCCGCCCCAGAAATACCGCGTTTGATATATCACGGCACAATAGAGCCTTTCGAAACAACCCTTTTTTGGAGTAATTTGCATGAAACGCCTCAATGAACGCTCTCGTATGGTCACCGAGGGAGTTGCCCGCGCACCTAATCGTTCAATGTATTACGCGATGGGCTATCAAGAAAAGGATTTCTCCAAGCCAATGGTTGGTGTTGCCAATGGCCACTCCACTATTACTCCATGTAACAGTGGTCTTCAAAAATTAACTGATGCAGCAGTGACTGCTCTTGAAGAAGCCGGCGCCAAGGCACAAATGTTTGGCACGCCAACCGTATCTGATGGTATTGGAATGGGTACAGAGGGTATGAAGTACTCTCTCGTATCACGCGAAGTGATTGCCGATAGCATTGAAACTTGTGTCAATGGATTATGGCAAGACGGTGTAGTCGTTATCGGTGGTTGCGATAAAAATATGCCAGGCGGCATGATGGCGATTGCCCGCACTAACGTTCCCGCAATCTATGTTTATGGCGGAACCATCAAGCCAGGCCATTACAAAGGCAAAGATCTCAATATTGTTTCCGCATTCGAAGCGGTTGGTGAATTTACCTCCGGTCGTATGAATGAAGAGGATCTAAAGGGTGTAGAGCAGCATGCTTGCCCTGGAAGCGGCTCTTGCGGTGGTATGTACACCGCCAATACGATGAGCTCATCCTTTGAAGCCCTAGGCATGAGCCTCCCCTACTCTTCCACAATGGCAAACGAAGATGCTGAGAAAGTAGCGAGCGCTGCCGAGTCTGCACGTGTTTTGGTGGAAGCCATTAAAAATAATTTGCGTCCACGTGACATCATTACCAAAAAATCAATTGAGAATGCTGTGAGCGTCATCATGGCGGTTGGTGGATCAACTAATGCGGTATTGCATTTCTTGGCCATTACCAGCGCTGCAGAAATCGACTGGACAATTGATGACTTTGAGCGCATTCGTAAACGCGTCCCCGTTATCGTTGATATGAAACCATCAGGCACTTACCTTGCAACAGATTTACATCAAGCTGGCGGCATTCCACAAGTGATGAAAATTTTGTTAGATGGCGGCCTATTGCATGGTGATTGCATGACCATCACCGGTAAAACGATTGCTGAAGTTTTAAAAGATGTTCCATCTGTACCGCGCGCAGACCAAAAAGTAATTCGCACTTTAGATAATCCTTTGTACAAACAAGGCCACTTGGCAATCTTGAAAGGCAATATCTCTCCAGAAGGTTGCGTTGCCAAAATTACCGGCCTCAAGAATCCTTCTATTACTGGCCCAGCCCGTGTATTTGACTCAGAGGATGACGCAATGGCAGCCATCATGGCTCAGAAGATTAAAGATGGTGACATCGTTGTGATTCGTTACGAAGGCCCTAAGGGTGGTCCTGGTATGCGTGAGATGCTCTCCCCTACCTCAGCTCTTGTTGGTCAGGGCTTAGGTGAGTCTGTAGGCCTCATTACCGATGGTCGATTCTCTGGTGGCACATGGGGCATGGTCGTTGGTCACGTAGCTCCTGAGGCTTATGTTGGCGGCACGATTGCGCTCATCAATGAAGGTGACTCAGTAACCATTGATGCGCATAAGCTATTAATTCAACTCAATGTGAGCGATGAAGAAATCGCTAAACGTCGCGCAGCTTGGAAGCAACCTAAGCCACGTTATACCCGCGGCTTGCTAGCGAAGTATGCCAAGCTTGCAAGTACAGCAAGTAAAGGCGCGGTAACGGACTTGAACTTGGATCTGTAAGAAAAGTCGGAAGCTGTAAAACAAAGCCCCTAGATAAAACTAGGGGCTTTTTTATTATCTAGTAATTTATATTAATCAATGCATATTGTGCTGAGCACCCATAGCATTTACAGGCATCTTTACCTCAAGCTCCCCTGCCTTCGCAAACTTCAGCTTAACCGGAACGGTTTGGCCAGCGGTAAATGGGCCCTTAAGATTTAAAAACATAAGATGGTAGCCACCTGGCTTTAATTCAACTGAACCGCCAGCAGGAACCGCGATATCTTTGACTTGACGCATTTTCATGACATTGCCTTCCATAGCCATTTCATGCAACTGCACCTCGCCTGCTGCTGGAGAACTAGCAGATACCAATTGATCTGCAACATTACCTTTGTTATCGATTTTCATGAAACCGCCAGCTACTTGTTGGCCTGGAGCAGTAGCGCGTGTATAGGCGCCCTCGATTTTGATTACATCGGTTTTGACAGTTTTTGTAACTCCCTGCGCCATTGAGCCACTTGACACAGTAAGTCCAAATATGCCGATAGCAATCACTTTAAATAAAAATTGTTTCATTTCATTCTCCTTAAGAATTCATTACCTTGCCAACCAAATTAAGCACTTACGAAATACCACTGCTTTAATTTATCGAAATCCATAGTGCCTGTTTTCCGAATCACTTTGCCATTTTTATCGATAAGCAATGTCAGCGGTGTTTCACCGCGCCACCTAGGATCAATCTCGTAGCGCAAAGCATCATCAAATGGTGACGCCAATGTATAAGCGTCAACTCTAGCAAGTCCGCTAGATGACATCATCTTTGAAGCGCTATCGGGAGATACATCATCGACCTGTATAAAAATAACTTTCGCATTCTTATTTTGAGCAACAAATCTTCCCCATTGCGGCATCTCTTTAGCGCAAGGAGCGCAAGTTACACCCCAAAAGTGAATCACTACTGCTTGACCAGTGTAAGGCTTAGTAACAGCTTTCCAATCGCCCTTTTGGTACGTCTTTAGTGTGCTGTTTTGCGCATACCCTAACTGAGTAAAGATGCATAGCAAAGAAATCAGTAATAGGAATTTTTTCATCATCTTGAGTTTAATAGAATCAATTGGTAGCCATTATCGCGAGTAAGCCAAGAGAGATATACCTCAGCACCTTGATTTAATAACAATGGATGATCGCTGTATCCAGCTGTGCTAGACACCAGTACTGGCATAGACCATGTCTTCCCATCGTCAAATGATTTCTTGAGGTGAATTGCTGTACGCACCCCATCAAATTCTTTCCATACCAACCAAATGGAGTTGCCTGCCGCTAACAGATATGGTCTTGATATATTTGCATCTACCGCCCCAATACGCTGTGGTTTTGTATATGTCTCACCCTGATTAACAGAGCTTGCGTAAAACACCCCTGAACGATTACTTCCTTGCGTAAA
This DNA window, taken from Polynucleobacter sp. MWH-UH25E, encodes the following:
- the ilvD gene encoding dihydroxy-acid dehydratase, translating into MKRLNERSRMVTEGVARAPNRSMYYAMGYQEKDFSKPMVGVANGHSTITPCNSGLQKLTDAAVTALEEAGAKAQMFGTPTVSDGIGMGTEGMKYSLVSREVIADSIETCVNGLWQDGVVVIGGCDKNMPGGMMAIARTNVPAIYVYGGTIKPGHYKGKDLNIVSAFEAVGEFTSGRMNEEDLKGVEQHACPGSGSCGGMYTANTMSSSFEALGMSLPYSSTMANEDAEKVASAAESARVLVEAIKNNLRPRDIITKKSIENAVSVIMAVGGSTNAVLHFLAITSAAEIDWTIDDFERIRKRVPVIVDMKPSGTYLATDLHQAGGIPQVMKILLDGGLLHGDCMTITGKTIAEVLKDVPSVPRADQKVIRTLDNPLYKQGHLAILKGNISPEGCVAKITGLKNPSITGPARVFDSEDDAMAAIMAQKIKDGDIVVIRYEGPKGGPGMREMLSPTSALVGQGLGESVGLITDGRFSGGTWGMVVGHVAPEAYVGGTIALINEGDSVTIDAHKLLIQLNVSDEEIAKRRAAWKQPKPRYTRGLLAKYAKLASTASKGAVTDLNLDL
- a CDS encoding copper chaperone PCu(A)C — its product is MKQFLFKVIAIGIFGLTVSSGSMAQGVTKTVKTDVIKIEGAYTRATAPGQQVAGGFMKIDNKGNVADQLVSASSPAAGEVQLHEMAMEGNVMKMRQVKDIAVPAGGSVELKPGGYHLMFLNLKGPFTAGQTVPVKLKFAKAGELEVKMPVNAMGAQHNMH
- a CDS encoding response regulator transcription factor: MTKVGHVYLIDDDESMRLSLTRMLRELGYLVEDYASAKVFIEKSVPVSPAVILLDMQMPDMTGLDLQEALLKLGRKTPVVFVSGQSHPHQIVQGLKRGALDFLFKPFNLEELLKAVSDAIDFDRSQLKRVSIDVETKRDYEKLTPREREVCAWLVKGLLNKDIAVKLGTTDATIKVHKARVMEKMHADSLQTLVKKYLESDLENHPLTV
- a CDS encoding helix-turn-helix domain-containing protein produces the protein MNTPNKLPDIKKEAFTKARESLGLSTKELSGMACLSVRQIEQIENGESSSFYGPQVKVTAAKKVAGLLKLKEEDAFDFGVVATNKAESKKETQKEAKDSEKVVKQVQSADAESSKSIKTNAPEKADNVKKLSPSQKAIDQRNQSAASKNPKRKLYILGGVAAALVFSIINLRPLFFPEVVKEEVVVMEQTQAAAPVDVPADPKATPPASTPEPVVAAVAPAPAAVPSTECPADTAAVSYKPDAPKKAGDMVYLQSKTAQTVCVVDASGKTQNKTLEAGVGTSVYGKPPLKVLTSGAAQVDIYYQGVKVRLSNITAKNILLEPAELTQPLAPTDSQFR
- a CDS encoding TlpA disulfide reductase family protein; this encodes MMKKFLLLISLLCIFTQLGYAQNSTLKTYQKGDWKAVTKPYTGQAVVIHFWGVTCAPCAKEMPQWGRFVAQNKNAKVIFIQVDDVSPDSASKMMSSSGLARVDAYTLASPFDDALRYEIDPRWRGETPLTLLIDKNGKVIRKTGTMDFDKLKQWYFVSA